Below is a window of Vulpes vulpes isolate BD-2025 chromosome 14, VulVul3, whole genome shotgun sequence DNA.
CGAGGTCCCACAAGCCAGCCGAGCCTCCAATGAAAGACACCACAACACAATCACTTTAATGTCCTCGCTGAGGAGACCCCCCGAGACACTGGCGGGTGGGCTCAGTGGGCAAGAAAGTGTCCAGAAGGGAGCCCTGCAGCCCCATGTCCACTCAGCAGTGTCCGCTGGCCGTGGGGTATAGCCTGGGAGCAGGCCAGCCCCTCTTCCAGGGGCATCTAGTCGGGTGACAGCTGGTCTCCCCAAGGGCACCCAGGAGCTGGGGTCCCTGAGCCCCGTCCACGGCACACAGGGCTCTAGAACTCGGTCATCTTCTTGTGGGTGTCTGCTTTCCTCTGTTCCCGCTGCAGACCCGCCTcctgggcctggagctgcccCAGCTCCCGCTGGGCTCCCGCCAGCCTCTCCTGCAGCTGGGCCGCCGTCACACTGTGCCTGAGGAGGAGCCTGCCGTTCAGCACGAGCTGCTGGGCCACTGGCACGAGGCCCCCACACCCGTGGCCACGGCCCTCCTCCTCCAAGCACCAGACCCTCCTCGGACAGCCACCACCCTGGGGTCAGCGCGTGCTCCAGCTCACGTGCAGGCGAGAAGGCACAGCATGGAAAGTGGGCAGGAGGCCCACGGCAGGGCTGAGGCATCGACACCCAgggggctgccccctgccccaagtCTCGCCCCACACATACCGGCCGGTGTTTCGGGCGAGAGCCTTCTGGATGCCCCGGATGTCCCGCTGGGTCTGCTCGATCTTCTTCTCCGTCTGGAAGAGTCGCAGGCCCAGGGCCCGCTTGGCACTCCTGCTGGCATGGTACATCTCcttcccgctcctcctccccgcGGGGGCCGCCGCAGCCTCCAGCGCCGCCGGGGTCCGGCACTGCAGCTTTTCGTTCAGAAAGTCAAACACGCTACGAGAGGGAGGGCGTCCACCCCCACTGCCCTGGCCTTTCGGGGGCCTCCGGGCGCCAGCCTTGCCGCCCTTGGTCCTCTTCTGCAGGATCTCTGCGCACTGGTCTAGCGACTTCCCTCGAGGCAGCACCACAGCGTGGATGGGCTCCACCCGGCCCTCGGCATGCCGGCCCAGACCTGGGGGCACACGGGGCTGGCGCTACCGCTGCTGGACCCGAGCCCCGTTGtgcggccccctcccctccccagggcgGCACACACTCACCCTTGCCAAACTCGTAGCCCATCTTGGCAAGGAGTCTGGAGCCGATGCCCCGTGTGTGCACCTCCCAGCCAGCGAAAGCGGAGCTGCAGGTCCCGGGCTCGGCAGCACTGGGTTCCACCACTGTAGGAAACAGGGCAGTGGCTCGGCCCTGCCGGACGGGGAGCACCCTGGGCTCCGGCCAGTGTCAGCCCAAGAGCTCAGCTCCGGGCCAGGGTCATGGTGCCCTGAGCCTCCGGCTCTCTGGTGATTGCCCAGACCTGTCACCGGCACGTGACTAAGGCGGGACTCACGGCAGAGTCTGGCGCAGCCTGCTCCAGCCCCCCCACCGCAGGGCCAACCTCCCCACCTGAGCCCTCCCCTGACCCACCTTCTCAGGCAGTGAGCTCCCCTCTTCCCCCCGTAGAAAGTCCACGACTTCGCGGCTCagtcctcccctccaccaccgTGGACATGGGGGTTCTGGAACTACCACCTCACCGGACAGATTCTACAGGAATGCCTCCCCTCTCCATCCTACCTGACCCCTTGGGAGGGCTGGACGCCCTCAGCCAGttgcccttttttgttttttttaatttttatttatttatgatagtcacagagagagagagagagaggcatagacacaggcagagggacaagcaggctccacgcactgggagcctgacgtgggactcgatcccgggtctccaggaccgtgccctgggccaaaggcaggtgccaaaccgctgcgccacccagggatccccccagttaCCCTTCCTGAACCGCTCCTGCCCCGGCTCTCTCAACACAGCCTCCCCTCTAGCTACTAGGTGTCCCCACGTGGAGACCACTGGAAGGAGCCACTCCTTCCTGCCCCACGCCCCACCGGTCCCTCGCACGCCAACCGGCCAGCCCTGCTTCAGCGGACACAGCTTCGGCCTGCAGGGTGTGGAGCTGCGATCATCCCGTGTGCTCCCTGAAGATGAGGGCCGGGTCATTCCATCTGCAGGCCTCAGGGCCTGCCCCAGACTCCACACGCTCGCTCTCGTTTGCCCCCAACGCCTGTGGCGGGCTTCCACGTGTCCTCAGTCATGCGTGCCCCTTCTGAACACAGTCTGCCTCACTGCCCCCATACTCTCCAAGGATGTGGTGAGAGGGTCACAGGCCCTGCCAGCCGGAAGCCTCTCGGGGTGACTGCTACCGACGCTTCCCCTTGCCCCACTTTCCTGGCTTCTGGGATCCTGAACTGCCGCCATACCTCTGGCATAGCTGGGGTCATCTGGGTCGCCACTGTCTGAGTCCGAGGATCCCGTGGGGTCTGTGCGCAGCGGGGGCAGGATGCTGTCCCCCTCTACCACGGCCTCCTTCAGCAGCAGTGAGTCAAACTTGACGGTGTAGTAGCCATTATCTACATCTAGAGGCAAGGAACAAAGACAGGCCAGCTCAGTGGCCTCAACAGGTGGTAGGAACCACACTGGGAGTTAGAAGGAAGGTAGGGCCCAGGTCAAGGGTGGTCTCGCTCCTCTTGGGCATGGAACAGGGCTCTCCAGGAGGGGCCCCAGCTGAGAGGCCCGTGGGCAGCCTCACCAGTTATCCGAGCGGGGTACCAGAGGCCATCCTGCTGCTTGGCCAGACATGCAGAGCCAGCCTGTAGGGAGCTCAGGTCCGGGTCCTGGAAGGGGCGCAGCTCATCCACAGAGACCACCTGCCCATGGGAGAACCTGCCAAGACAGCCGCAGGGAGCAGGGGCTCAGACATAGCACACTGGGGCAAGTGAACCCAGGAGAACCCAGTCCACCTGCCTGGGCATCGGCCCGAAGGGAGGGAGACACGGCAGACAAACggacacacgcacatacacacccACCCACGTATACACATACATGGGCATGCACACGTATACCCCTGCACACAAACAGGCACGTATGTCCACGTGCGCGCGCACTCTCATTCTTGGGATGGGCCTGGCTACCCTGGGGACGAGATGCCTCGCATTACCCTCCAGCTCTCCGGGCTAGAGTAACAATGTGATGGGCAGACAACCATGTGACGAAAGCTCCCCATCGCCTCTGCACCAGAAGGGAGCCCCCCGGCACAAATAGATCGTCGAGGCGGGTGTGTTTGTGCGTGTGCGCTTATGGGACCGAGTCCTTCCCAAATCAAGTAGGAGAACACAGCTGTAACAGTGATGTCTTGATCTTTAGATGTCAGTGAACCAGTGAGATTAAAACCAAAAccgagagaggaggggaggggagaggaggaggcaaagaaagaggaagaaatgtggGGACAAAGGATGACAAGCTCAACTCTGCCAAATAAAGGCATAAAAGACTAACCACATATCCCCTCTACCGTGCCAGCCTTTCAAAGAGGAAACCGTTTTAACCCTACGAGAGCAACGAGGGACTGGCATTTCCTGGGTGACGCAGAGCTGACGCTGGCCCTGGCAAGCCCTTCCAGGTGGGAAGAGGTGGTGATAATGGGAACGCCAAGGAAGGGCTTCGGTCCTCTCCTATGGGTGGACAAAGATGGCCTCAGACACTTCCCCTGGCAAGATTCTGGGCAGTTCGTTCTAACACCTGATAGTCCTCAGGCCCTTAGGACACTGCCAACAACCAAGTAGCATCAGCGACTCCAAGACTGGCTTCCAAATGCAGTGGTGACTCTGGTTGAAAATCCTCGTTCAGCCAAGGAGGAAGACAATGGGtccaaaggggggggggggcctaCACCCAGGACTGAGTTCAACCAAATACCCACTTCAGCACACGCCCCCAGACACATGCCTCCAGAACCACCAATTAACATTTCTCCGCAGGAATATCCAGTGATAATAGAAGCCTGAAAATCTGGTATCCTGAACCCAGGAAAACACATCTAAGAACTgattctagaaaaataattatgaaagtatGCAAAGATTTGCCCCAAAGATTGGTAATTAAATTCAAAAGacttggaaataacctaagtttCCAACCACGGGGAGTAGTTAAAGGCATATCCATAAAATGAACTTAAAACTAAGACGAACAGGCAAAGCGATCAATAGAATGAGCACGAGCACCTGGGAAGAGTAACACACACACGAAAAACCTCACATGTGATGGAGGAAATTCTACACACCGGTCAGGAAAGGATGGACTGCTGGTTCCAGAAGGAAAAGATTAGAAACTGGTTTCCCGTATTGAAAAACCaactcagggacgcctgggtggctcagcggttgagcatctgccttcagccgggggcgtgatcctggagtcccgggatcgagtcccacagtgggctccctgcatggagcctgtttctccctctgcctctctctctctctctgtgtctttcatgaataaataaaatcttaaaaaaaaaaaaatgaaaaaccaactcactggatgcctgggtggctcaggggttgagcgtctgccttcagctcagggcatgacccctgaggtcctgaggtcccaggatcgagtcccacatcaggctccctgcaggagcctgcttctccctctgcctatgtctctgtgtctctcatgaataaataaataaaatcttcaaaaaaaaaaggacaaaccaaCTCAGTCACCTACCTCACAACAGTCATGGATGGAAATACACTCTAGAATAAAACTAGAATGTGAAAACAAGCACTTAGAACTATAAAGAAGGTTCTGAGTTCCAGCTGTGGCCaagtagagaaaaacagagaaattaagcaaAATGGTCCAAACTCACAGCGTCAGAACTCTGGAAATAGAATGAAACAGACCACACACTGGTTAGTCATTATTTGTGAAAAACTGTCCAACttcagccccagtggcccagcggtttagcgccacctgcagcccagggcgtgatcctggagacccgagatcaagtcccacgtcgggctccttgcatggagcctgcttctccccctgcctgtgtctctgccttgctctctctgtctctcatgaataaaaaaaattaaaaaaaaaaaaaactgcccaaCTTTGGGACAAAATGGGAGGTGGGAATGTCTGTGGCTTCACAGTGGGGGGACATGCCCTGCGTGCCCACGAGGAGCAGTATGGCAGGGGTGAGACCAGGGATGACCCTGGGAAAACCATCAGCCCTGAGGCCGTGAGCCCAGCTCAGTGGACACTGACGATTCACAGGGAGACCCAGAAAATGGAACAACCATAGAAgggctccaccccccccccccaaacacccTGGTTCTCCAGGAAACAAGGTGCACCAGTCAGGACTCCGGCCAGCGTCACGTGAACAGAGATGGGGGCTGCTGAACGTGGAATGTGTCCCCCGGTCCACACACACTGACTGATGGTGAGAAGCCTTGAGGGCAAGAGTGGCTGCAAATAACCTCTGCCTACATCATTGCCTGGCCACAAAGCCACACGGACACAGAAGGGACCCCTAAAAAGCCAGgtcaaaaagtaaatataaatttaaggatCTAAGCAGATATATCAGAAGCTGTGCACTATGAGGGGGGACAGACTTCGTAATCCAGGtccagaaaatatattaaaagaaaacaaaatactaaagaaaacGATTCAAAGCCCAGAGCTGCTACAAGACATTACCTGAAATGTaccgttttcttttcttttttttttttttttttaaatgtaccgTTTTCAATAAAAACTTACCAGGCACACAAACAGTAAAGTGGGACccatatttaggggaaaaaagcagTGGATGGAATCTGACTCAGTGGGTCCAAAGTGCCAAAATCTGCCATGACCTCAAAGCAGACTGTGGTAAGTTcgaagaactaaatgaaaatctGACAATgattcaagaaataataaatcttaaaacataaatagaaaatatataaaaagaaaaaaaagaaaatatgtaaaaacaagaCAGCAGACTTGAAAAGTCAATGACTGAAATGAGAAACTCACTAGCTGGGACACTGCTGGTCTCCGGCCTGGTGTGTAGGAAGCTGGGAAGTTACCCCTTTGCTGTAACCAAaggtaaaaaacaacaaaatgaaaaaatcacTAACTCTTCTTAGATCCGTGAGAGAAGAAAGGTCACAGGGCAAACTGCTTTGCCAAATTTGGAGACACCAATAGGCAGATACCGAGAATCACAACCTACCAGCACGGTAACCCCCCACCGCCTGGCAGGAACCACCGTAGGAGCCTGTGCTAGAAAGGCTTGGCGTGGACAAGTCTGAGAGTTCAAACCCCTGGGGCTCCACAGGGGccctcacacttttttttttaagtttcatttatttatttgagaaagagtgagagcacaggtgggggcggggagagcggcagagggagaagcaggctccctgccgagctGGAAGCCccacaagggactcgatcccaggaccccggggccatgacctgagctgcaggcagtgGCTCCAAGCACCCCGGGGCTCTCACACTTTCGTGAGCTGTACTCCAGCTCTACCAGCTTTTCACAGTGAGTACTGGAGAAAGAtccgctcatgccctggcagagggaggggaaaggaagcaccagaggggagcccggggggcTCCTTCGGAGGACTAGAGTGCCTCCCTCTCTCACGTCTTACCACCACACCACTGAAGGCTCGTTACGGGGACACTTCCTTaattcaaagacaaagagaaaattctgaatcACGTACAAGGATCCTCAGTAAGGTTACCTGCCAGTTTCTCGCTGGAAGCTATGAAGGCCAGGAGGCAGGCGGATGACATATTTAAAGgcttaaagagaaaacaaaaccctgcCAGCTGAGAATTCTGTATCTGGCAAAACTATCCTTCGAATGACAAATGAAGAcattctcatataaataaaagcgGAGGGAGTTCATTTCTAGGAGACCTGCCCTACAAGCAATGCGAAAGGGCCAAAGGACATTAGACCATAAGTCATACTGACACTGATAAAGGCAACTATGCAAGTAAATATAAAACTGTTACtacctttctttttgtttctttttttttttttttttttttttttggtttgcaacTCATCTGTTTTTCCTCTATATGATTTAAGAcaaatgcagggcagccctggtggctcagcggtttagcgccaccttcagtccacggcctgatcctggagacgggggatggagtcccacatcgggctccttgcatggagcctgcttctccctctgcctgtctctctctctctctctgtgtgtctctcatgaataaataaataaaaatctttaaaagaaagacagacaaatgCATGAAGTAACACTCCTGAATCTCTATTCCAGGCACACAAGTACAAAGATGTAATTTGTAACAGTAAAAGCATAAGGGGGGATGGACTGTAGGTAGTTTCCCTACACTATTAAAGCTAAACTGGCATTATTCACACTAGATTGCTATGTTAATCATAATCCAGGGAgtgtcattaagaaaataatatggggggtacctggggggcccagtggttgagcatctgccttcggctcaggtcatgatcctggagtcctgggatcaagccccatgttgggctccctgctcaaaggagtcggcttctccctctctctctgcccctccccactgttcgctcgctctctctcaaataaataaaatctttttaaaaaaatgcacccaaaaaaaatcaaagagaatcaAAATgatagagtagaaaaaaaaaaaacaccaaagaaagCGATAATGAAGGgaatgaggtagaaaaaaaaaaaaacaccaaagaaagcgataatgaaggaaatgagaaacaaataacCTAAAAGCCTATAGAAAACAAAGggacacccagctggctcagtcaggtggagcatgggactcttgatctcggggtggtgagttcaagccctacactgggtgtagagatttgttaaaaatgaaaccttaaaaaaaaaaaaggagagaaaataataagaCAACTGGGGTGCGTACTTATCAATAACTATTTTAGTTGCAAGCAGAGTATGtaaactccaattaaaagacagaactGGAAGGATGGATGAAAAGAATGATCAAATTCTATGCTACCCATGAGACTCATTTTGGGGTCCAAAAACAGCAAAAGGCTGACAAGTTTCTAATGCAGGCCTTTCATGAAAGTGTTAAAACATGAACTTTTGAAAAGTGGGTGATGCCTGTATAGAAAATCAGAATctcaaaacatgagagacaccgaactctgggaaacaaacaaggggtagtggaaagggaggtgggcagggggttggggtgactgggtgacgggcactgaggggggcatttggcgggatgagcactgggtgttctgctatatgttggcaaattgaactccaataaaaaaaaaaattagaatctcaTTAGATTGAAATTTGTCAAATATATGGAAATCCTGAGTCCATAAAAAtattagatacatttttttgCCTAAGATTTTATCTAATTactcacagagacacagagagagagacagagacacaggcagagggagaagcaggctcctcgcagggagcccgatgcgggactcgatcccaggaccccagggtcatgccctgaacccaacgcagacgctcaaccactgagccacccaggtgcccctagaaatatttttttaaagctaattcaCTACCTTCTCAGGATGAAAGAGAACCATTTATTAGCTTAGAAATGAAGTAAACAAAACAGGAAAGCCCAGCATTTATCCTGTATTTTCTCTATGTACCACTGGGAGCCAAGTCAGAGGCGCAGGAGAGCATCTCTTTACGgctaacaaatgaaaatgaacagaGAGAAAGACCTCTACTTTGCAGTCCCTGCTGAATCTGCCATCAGGCACCGATCACCAATGGCGTCCAAGGCTGCTAACATCACAACAGAAAAGCTAGACACCAAGTACGTCCCGATGAAGGAACAGCACCTAGAGTCTGGTCAAAGAGTGTGGACCTGCATGTGGTCAGCTCCCTCAATCCAGCTGCCAGCTTGCAGAGGACTGTGCTGGACCGCACCAGGGGTGTTCGACAATGGGGCCCGGGGCCCAGTCCTCCAAAAAGCTGTGAGGCCAGGAAAGGCTGGGAGGAGGGTGTGGACAGCCAGAGACAGCAGCTGAGCGAGCAAGATGGCACTGCAGTGTTTGCACCACAGCCACACTTGAGTGTGACCATAATAAAAGTCCAGAATAGCGGTCGTTTTTGGAGGAGGGAGCAGGCTGCATTTGGTTTGAGGTGCACGGAGGGGCTTGGGGGTGGTTGGCACATTTGCAGTTGTGAGCTGAGTGGTGACTGCTTGGGGTCACAGTAATCCCCACACTGTGTACTTACTTCCCACGCCTGATTTTACTTTACAGCAACGTAAAAGTTAACATCGACCGTGAGCTTACAACCTGTGAGGTACACTCTAAATTCTCTGCACGTGGTAACGCATTCCATTGTCCCAACAACTATGAAAAACAACTCTCGTTTGTTTTACAAAGAAGTTGAAATACAGATTAagctataaaaaatgaattaaaaggtGCTGTATCTCACTAGGaaccaaggaaacacaaactcAACCATGATCCCATTTTCCCAGCGCTCAGCAGGCAGGAATCGGCAGTGATAGGATGAGGGACGAGGCACCCGCCTTCATGCGGAAGCGGGAACTCTGCACACTCTCGCCACACCCGTCCCATACTAGGGAAATTCTCAGCAGGTGCAGAAGAAGACACTGCTAAGATGTTCACAGCGAGCTGTTTGTAACAgacaaaaactggaaaacatCAGAAAGGAACATAGCAGTTAAAACCAATCAAACAGCTCTGGAGATACCAGCACAGATGCCCTCTCACATCCCTGCTTAGTgtaaaaagcaagttgcaaaatAAACCATCCTGTGTGATACCATTTGTTTCAAAAGTAGCACAAAAAGTTACTCTTCGCATATACGCTCAAGTCTGGGAAGAGCTAACATCTGCTAGAGGTAAACACAAGGGAGTTGTGATCACAGCCTcggaggaggagaaggggctgTGACACAGCCGGGACTCAAGGGCTGTTTCAGCGTCAGctagtctgtttttatttttaaaaatacaaagcaggggcgcctgggtagctcagtgggttaactgAGCTAAGAGcgtcagattcttggtttcagctcaggtcctgatctcagggtcgggctccgagctgagcagggagtttgcttgacattctctccctctctccttctggctCTCCCTGCACTGAGGGTGCATactccctccgcctctctctcacaaataaatctttaaaaaataaataaaataaaaatgcaaagcaatGCAAGAAAAGAGTTTATCTGTCCGGCAGTGGCAAGTGGCTGTCGTAGGCTATGCCAGTCGGGCCTACAGCTAACACAGCAGAGCAAGGCACAGCAGTTGGGGGCTGAGGCAAAGCTGGCCTGTGCCCGCTGCAGGCTCGCATGCGCCGCCGTCTGTGCCAGGCAACCTTAGCCGTGGTGGGACCCACCCCTGGGGCTTGCTGCACGGAGGGGTCAACACATGTGAAACTCCTGGCCCGAAGCCTGGCCTAGAGGAACAGCACACGGACATGTCAGCTCTCATCGCCACAAGGGGCATCACCCGGGCCCGTGGAGGCACCCAGAGGGTAACGGCAGAGAGGACGAGAGGCCTTGCTACTCTGTTCTCTGACCTGTTTGTTCAGCAGCACACGATGGATCTGCTTTGTGAAAACTCGAGTACGTTTTATGAGTTACGCGCCTCCCTGTACGTGTGCCACACTGTAATCAGACttacaaggaaagaaaggatCGTGGAAAATCGTGTTAAATGATGCTCTGGACCCAGCAACCGTCCGTAAGCAAAGACGAAGACCAAAGGACTAGAGAGAGTTTCCCTGGATTATTGACTCAAAAAGAATATCATCTGCAAGAGTTGCTGGTGAACATTCCCTCCACACATGGAAGCGACCAGAAGCAAAAGCCGAGTCAGGCGTTTTAAGGAAAGAGTGACATCGTTGCCACAGTTGTCTGAATCTCATCATGAACAAGATCCAACTTACGAAGTTGTTAGGGATGCGACCTCGAGCATTGATTGATGAAAAAAACACCAGGGACTTCTACCATTTCCTTTACACGCTGCAGGCAAACAAGAGGAAGACAAAGGAGAGAGCTAACAGGAGCCTAGCAAGGAAGGGCTGATCGGCGGCGAAGGGGGCAGCGGGCGGTCCCCACGCCCGGCCCTGCGGGGCTGCCACGCTGCATTTTACAAGTTTCACCCGAAAGGACCAAAGCAGCGATGGGTGGGGCAGCGTCCCTGCCAGCACCGGCCCTGCCTACCTGCGCCCCTGCTCCGGGGACTCACCTGCAGCTGTCCTGGAAGCGGCACTTGCCCTCCAGGAAGAACGG
It encodes the following:
- the ZGPAT gene encoding zinc finger CCCH-type with G patch domain-containing protein, encoding MDEESLQAALHTYDAQLQQVELALGAGLEPSELADLRQLRGDLQELIELTEASLVSVRKSKLLAALDGERAAQGDADSRGPQQAGPAAPAAPAAPAAPGAAPDTAPEREPAPSGPGPGEEERDGAGDEEEALSGRKVNAPYYSAWGTLEYHNAMIVGTEAARDGSAGVRVLYLYPTHKSLKPCPFFLEGKCRFQDSCRFSHGQVVSVDELRPFQDPDLSSLQAGSACLAKQQDGLWYPARITDVDNGYYTVKFDSLLLKEAVVEGDSILPPLRTDPTGSSDSDSGDPDDPSYARVVEPSAAEPGTCSSAFAGWEVHTRGIGSRLLAKMGYEFGKGLGRHAEGRVEPIHAVVLPRGKSLDQCAEILQKRTKGGKAGARRPPKGQGSGGGRPPSRSVFDFLNEKLQCRTPAALEAAAAPAGRRSGKEMYHASRSAKRALGLRLFQTEKKIEQTQRDIRGIQKALARNTGRHSVTAAQLQERLAGAQRELGQLQAQEAGLQREQRKADTHKKMTEF